From the genome of Procambarus clarkii isolate CNS0578487 chromosome 66, FALCON_Pclarkii_2.0, whole genome shotgun sequence:
gagtatacacacacacacacacacacacacacacacacacacacacacacacacacacacacacacacacacacacacacacacacattgactccACTTGCCGTGACAGGCTTCAAGGAACACACCACTTCACTCCATCGAGGAAAATCAATGCATTTCCAGCCCTTAGCACGCCAAAGGTGACCCGGATTTACCGGGTCGAGGCCCGAGGGACGTCCACTGTTGACCTGGGCTGATTAAAGCCAGGTTAACTACTGGTGCCGTCTAGGGAATTGGTGATTGCTCTTCAGTAATCATTGATGATGTCCCTTACTCTAAATTAGCCATTGATGTTGCCCCTTACTCTAAATTAGTCATTGATGATGTCACTTACTCTAAATTAGCCATTGATGATATCCCTTACTCTAAATTAGTCATTGATGATGTCCCTTACTCTAAATTAGCCATTGATGTTGCCCTTTACTCTAAATTAGTCATTGATGATGTCACTTACTCTAAATTAGCCATTGATGATATCCCTTACTCTAAATTAGCTATTGATGATATCCCTTACTCTAAATTAGCCATTGATGTTGCCCCTTACTCTAAATTAGCCATTGATGATATCCCTTACTCTAAATTAGCCATTGATGTTGCCCCTTACTCTAAATTAGTCATTGATGATGTCCCTTACTCTAAATTAGCCATTGATGATGTGAGTTACTCTAAATTAGTCATTGATGATGTCCCTTACTCTAAATTAGTCATTGATGATGTCTCTTACTCTAAATTAGCCACTGATGATGTGAGTTACTCTAAATTAGCCATTAATGATAAGAAAGTTACCCAAAATTAACCAACGATGATCTGTGATATGCTAAATTAATCATTGATGATCTGAGCGTTACTCTAAATTAGCCATTGATGATCTAAGTCACTGTGAATTAGCCACTGATGAAGTGATAGCCATATTTAGCTGTAAATGAGTAATCATACATTAAGTAATGGGGAATTAAGTATATAAATAAAGTTCTGAGAATTAATGAGTAATGAGAATGAGCATTTATTCATTCCCTGTTGAGTTAAATATAGAATTTATTCCCATCATTTCTACTAACCAATCAACAATTATAATTTTGTCCAGGACTTTAGAGTCAATTTTGTCCAGGACTTTAGAGTAAATTTTGTCCAGGACTTTAGAGTCAATTTTGTCCAGGACTTTAGAGTAAACTTTGTCCAGGACTTAAGAGTAAACTTTCAAtgcatatacaccaagaagttgAGTATACAGCTCTCAGAGTGTAAATAAATCCCTTGTTGTATAATACAATCTTGCAATACGATATGTAAACATTTATTCCAATTGCTCGAAATTAATTTTCGGAGGTTGTAAACAGGGAATAAGAACCGAGCGAGTAAACCCAAGCGCAGTCTTCCTCAATAGTGTAAAGTACATTTGCAGTTTACAGTCACAGGTAACGGTTGTCAAACGGTTGTTTATGCTCGCTAGAAATCACCGTTTAGGGTGGTTGTAAAGCCTTTAGTGTGGTTATTGTGGtgcctactacgggctcaccatagaccgtgctacctggaactatttgttccagggagcgaatcttaaacaacaacaaaagccACCCAATCACCATCCCTAGCCTCCAATCACCTAGCAAGTCACCCAATCTACACTCATTCCCCTTCACTTTcccaccccccttctctctctctcacaatctctctctctctctctctctctctctctctctctctctctctctctctctctctctctctctctctctctctctctctctctctctctctctctcccccctctctctctctctctctctctctctctctctctctctctctctctccccccctctctctctctctctctctctctctctctctctctctctctctctctctctctctctctctctctctcccccctctctctctctctctctctctctctctctctctctctctctctcccccctctctctctctctctctctctctctctctctctctctctctctctctctctctctctctctctctctctctctctctctctctctctctcatgtcacTGGAATAAATAGATTGTTAACTACTGTCTATGTTTAACTCACAATTCCAAACATAAACTAGCCAAAAAAGtgcaaaaattatttacaaaaacATTCAGAATTGAAGAGGCAAAGGAACATTtagcaactacatttacaaacgtacaaaaaaaaaaaaagtaacaaaCACACCAGCCGGAAAATTACATATGAATACATAATgcaatataatttaatataaaagCGAGACAGCTGTACTATTTTTGTCCTGTTTTAATATAATTGGTTTGCATTTTCCTGTTAATTAATAATTGGAAAATATCAGGAATTATTTGATAAAAATTGGCGGGGGGAAATTATAATTTTAATAACATTTTATTTCGAGGTCAACAAATTGTTTACTAGTtatattgaggggggggggggaagacggagagagggagagagggagagagggagagagagagagggagagagagagagagagagagagagagagagagagagagagagagagagagagagagagagagagagagagagagagagagagagagagagagagagagagagagagagggagagagagagagagagagagagagagagagagagagagagagagagagagagagagagggagagagagagaggggaggaaggggaAAAAGGAGATtagagcatctctctctctctctctctctctctctctctctctctctctctctctctctccaggccaGCGGGTACCTGCTATACCCCTCCATCTCCGAGCTATGCCTGATTCACAGTTCAAGGATTCGCTCCTCGTTGGACGAGCGGTCCCAATCCACTCCTGCTAATCTTTGCTATCTGGCTCCTAGTCTAGGCTTTTCGTCCACTGACTGGGGGATTTATTTGGAGGTTTAAAATCCTTTGGAGGACGAGGTtgtagggggagggggttgtaggAGAGCTTCTCCCTCATACAACTACTCTGCTACAACCACTACAACTCAACCCATCAAGGTTGCAACCCCCAAAGAAGGTGactctaactcctgggtacctatttactgctaggtgaacaggtgtattAGGTGCGCTAATACATTTTTTGTTCCGCCCGGTATTCTCGATTGTGAGAACGATTGTGATTGTATATATTGTGATTGTGAGTTACTACAGAGTAACATGTTCAGCATGATTAAACCTATTTATATAACAATAATGTTAAtttaaatataaattgttgataTACATTAACAAAATCCGAATGTATACTTAGGAGAGGTAAATATGggtttgtactcatctaattgtgcttgcggggggttgagctctggctctttggtcccgcctctgaaccgtcaatcaactggtgtacaggttcctgaacctgtgtgtgtgtgtgtgtgtgtgtatgtactcacctagttgtgcttgcggggggttgagctctggctctttggtcccgcctctcaaccgtcaatcaactggtgtacaggttcctgaacctgtgtgtgtgtgtgtgtgtgtgtatgtactcacctagttgtgcttgcggggggttgagctctggctctttggtcccgcctctcaaccgtcaatcaacgggtgtacaggttcctgaacctgtgtgtgtgtgtgtgtgtgtgtgtgtgtgtgtatgtactcacctagttgtgcttgcggggggttgagctctggctctttggtcccgcctctcaaccgtcaatcaacaggtgtacaggttcctgagcctctgtgtgttgtgtgtgtgtgtgtgtgtgtgtgtgtgtgtgtgtgtgtgtgtgtgagtgtgtgtgtgtgtgtgtgtgtgtgtgtgtgtgtgtgtgtgtgtgtgtgtgtgtgtgtgtgtgtgtgtgtgtgtgtgtgtgtatgtgtgtgtcaagAAAACTCAAGATCTTTACAAACAAGGCAAGCAAGTACATGCCTTTCCACATTCTCGTTTCAGTGCGCGGTAAAaatgagaaagaaaagagagagtgaaagaaacaaacaaacaaaaaaaaaaaaaacttcaactAACCAACGACCTGTGAAAAGCTCTGTAGAATTTTCCAACCCAAATCTTCTACATGCACTCACTATAGTGTGTGCAACACTCACTATAGTGTGTGCAACACTCACTGTAGTGCGTGCAACACTCACTATAGTGTGTGCAACACTCACTATAGTGTGTGCAACACTCACTATAGTGCGTGCAACACTCACTATAGTGCGTGCAACACTCACTATAGTGTGTGCAACACTCACTATAGTGCGTGCAACACTCACTGTAGTGCGTGCAACACTCACTATAGTGCGTGCAACACTCACTATAGTGCGTGCAACAGTCCCTGGAACACCAGCCACTCAAAACACTAGTCAGGAACAAAGAGTTTAGAGTCTATTTGAAGTGTAGTTCAATTGCCTAACGACGTTGTAGAGccgtgaaaaagagagagagagagagagagagagagagagagagagagagagagagagagagagagagagagagagagagagagagagagagagagagagagagagagagagagtcaataGAACGGTATAGTTGTTAAGGTCCATCCAAGCGATACAAATGGGTTTAGGTTGGCGTGGTGGTGCCCTCAGAGGAGTTGTTGTTAAAGGTAGGCAAGATGTGACATCTTGAAAAGCCAGCCACTACCCACCCACACACTTCACCTCACCCCCTGAACGATGTCACCTTCCCTGCATTATACAACCAAAGGCTGGAAAGGCGGGGTCGAAGAGCtacaacagctcgatcctgcaggtacacataggtgaatacacacacgtacacacaagcCTACATAGATGCATATCTATGTGGGTTTGTGTGCGTGTTTGCTTGCAAGAAAATACACCTTGCAAGCATATTTAATTCAGTACAAGTGAGTGCATCGTCGCATTTACTGGTAACAGCAAGACAGGCAGGGGCCAAGGAGCTGAAGTTCGACGCGTGCCAGGAAATCTAGGGGAGCACAAACACCCAAGGAACAGTTACCCAGCATATAAAACCCTCTTTCAATTTAGTCTACGGGGATAGAAAAGGTTTATGGAAAATAAAATCGATTGATCCGAGTCAGCATCTCTAGCTCCAGCCGTCAgtcgcgtctctctctctctctctctctctctctctctctctctctctctctctctctctctctctctctctctctctctctctctctctctctctctctctctctcctctctctctcagaaccaGATACCAACAATCTCCTGCTATTTGTACTCATCAGAACCTTTTTACCTTAATGATGCAAATTCCCTCAGCTTCTATTGCAATGAGGCAAGGAACCTGTGCACCTCGGAAGAGGAGATCATCTGCGTCACTACTCCCCCGTGAAATGAGATCCGTCGCGTTATTAAGTCCTAGGCAACTTGCGTTTAACTTGAGAACTCTGGCGTCTAGAGTGAAGTGTGTTGGTGTGAAGTGTGAATACTTATGTGTGCTGGACATGTGATTcttcttggagagagagagagagagagagagagagagagagagagagagagagagagagagagagagagagagagagagagagagagagagagcaaacatACACCAAATACAACATTATGTATAGTTCTACAATTCCTGTGTTTAGTATAATTTCGTAATAGCTTGTTGGCCAATTCTCTCCGATCAGTGACGTCATAAGCAGCTGTTACATTGACACCAAAATTACATTaataatttgaatttgaaacaatgtcagaccacgaaggaaggagtaAGACAGAAATTTCCGTAAGTATAATTCGTATATACGAAAGTATTATACCATCCACTTCCCAACCATCCACTTCCCGACCATCTACTTCCCGACCATTCACTTTTCACTACGTCTACACCCTACCAATTGTAGTCGAAGCTCAATACGTCGCCACAGTGCCttaatcccctccccccccctctcaggtCATTCCTATCGAAGTCAAAACGACCCAATTCACCTTTAACAGGACTCTTACCCTCCTGTGGTGTCAAATAACAACTAGAGGTGAGTGATGGCAATAGACTCATCTATAGAGAAGGAAGAGAAAGGGTTGCCTTGTAATATTGGCAATATTTCTCTTCGAGTAATCAAGAAACAGTTGAgtcttgtcccccccccctcctaccctcTTTCCCTTTGATGGTAGTATATATATATCGCCTCTGAAAGTGATTTAAGACGCGGGGTCACTGCAAATTTCCACTTCGGTATTGTGGCCCACTGCGTAACGGGTATTGAACGAGTTTGATATCGGTTACAGCGTATTCAATTCTGCGTGAGACCTTTACTATATGATGAGTGTGTGTTCTGCAGTCATGCCGTAACAAGGTTGAACTACAGGTAGAGTTTAGCAAAGGTGTCAGGAATAATAGACTGCAAGCTGGCTAgacaatggagagagagagagagagagagagagagagagagagagagagagagagagagagagagagagagagagagagagagagagagagagagagagagagagagagagagagagacagacagacagagagagagagagagagagagagagagagagagagagagagagagagagagagagagagagagagagagagagagagagagagagacagagagagagacagagagagagacagagagagagaaagacagagagagagagagagagagagagagagagagagagagagagagagagagagagagagagagagagagagagagagagagagagagaatgtgaggcAGTGAATAAGGGTCTCCTTTGATACCAGGAAAAAagagggcatatatatatatatatatatatatatatatatatatatatatatatatatatatatatatatatatatatatatatatatacacaccatcTGTGCTGCTAGGGATGGTTGAAGAAACGTCGACCTCTCAACATGATTAAACTTTCAAGGTATTGGACGCAAGGGATGAGATGAGGGACATTCTGCGTTATACCAGGTGGTCGGAAGGTCGCCTTTCATCCCCCGTCAACAGGCAGTCAAGCTGCAAGAACCCGACTGGAAGGTTCCCAGTCAAGCCCTGACGCAGCTCTGCGTcagaggggcaggagagggccaTGGGGCAAGGCAGGGACGAGGCAGGGGCGAGGAAGGGACGAGGCAGGGCAAGGCAGGGACGAGGCAGGGCGAGGAAGGGACGAGGCAGGGCAAGGCAGGGACGAGGCAGGGCGAGGAAGGGACGAGGCAGGGCAAGGCAGGGGCGAGGCAGGGACGAGGCAGGGACGAGGCAGGGACGAGGAAGGGACGAGGCAGGGTTTTGTCGATTGGTGTAGGACGGGGCACTTATTTCTTTGGTGGTCGATTTGTCGTTCGGATGAACTACGAATGTCAGTGTTCGGACGAATGTCAGGGTGTTCGGATGAACTACGAATGTCAGTGTTCGGACGAATGTCAGGGTGTTCGGATGAACTACGAATGTCAGTGTTCGGACGAATGTCAGGGTGTTCGGATGAGCAGTCCCTCATGACTGGTTCTAGAGAAGACTGGTGAGACCTTGAGGTAAGATAAAGCCTTAAGCCTTAAGCGGGAAGCAAGATTTAATGAAACTTAGGGATTTACAGAAAGGGATTAGAAGAACAGAGGTTTAGAATATTCAGCAGGAGATGAACGTATGAGTGAAAGCTTTTGGGGGGTGATAAAGgctctcagacacacacacacacacacacacacacacacacacacacacacacacacaaagtagttagtaaacagttgattgacagttgagagacgggccgaaagagcagatctcaacccccgcaagcactagatgaatactcacacacacacacacacacctcacgacAATGGAAGACAAAAGACTccgaggagacatgattaccacacacAAAATACCCAGGGGAACTAACAGAGCAAATAAAGCTATTACTAAGGCAGGTGGAACAAGAACAGTGACGCAAATGGACAAACAAACACATCAGACACAGatcaaagatataaataattttccaATATCAATACATTGCAGAAATAGAATACAATAATGAAATAAATCACATTTTTTATACACTAATTGTATTTTTAAAATTGTTGCaaatttaatgtaattttctttcAAGATTTACTGAGAGAAGTGATCTTGTATTGACTCAACACTTGATCTGAAGAATCCTACCcgccttgtgtagcttccggggatcagcgccccccgcggcccggtcttcgaccagaccCCCCCACACATAGAGGAGATCAGGGATGGTTTATAGAGATGTGATGACTCTGATTGCACAGTCTTCCAAGTGTGAAAAGACTTGAATAGCCTCGTTACCGATGctattattttgattatcagcaaagTCGTTTGATCAAGGAATCTGTTGCAATGTGCATAATGCGTTTGATGATTCCTCTAGCGTTCTTCCAAGCTGTTGACTTTAACTTGACCTCAATTCATAACTATTCTATACGAGATCAATGTTCAAAGAAGACAGTAGACACAGTAGACACAGTAGACAGTAGACACAGTAGACACAGTAGACAGTAGACAgccagagaaagggagaggttCACTAGATATATACAGCTTCCCctggggggagccggtcggccgagcggacagcatgcggtacttgtgatcctgtggtcctgggttcgatcccaggcgccggcgagaaacaatgggcagagtttctttcaccctatgcccctgttacctagcagtaaaataggtacctgggtgttagtcagctgtcacgggctgcttcctggggggtggaggcctggtcgaggaccgggccgcggggacactaaaagccccaaaatcatctcaagataacctcaagatttgtTTAAAATAGTGTTGCGTTGATTTGTTGATTGATTCCAGTAAGCTTTAATTGTTTCTGTGATATATAAGTTCCCTTGTGCATATTATGTTATTTTCTTAGATCCAGTAAGTTGCATTCCCATTGCAGAGTTCAATACCCCTATTACATTTATATTTTCCTATTATAAGTTCCATTATTATACCTTCTCTCGcgggatataatatatatatatatatatatatatatatatatatatatatatatatatatatatatatatatatatataaacttatgaGAAACACAAAAGTCATTAAGTTCTAAAGCATTTTGTGCCGGAGAACCACTTTTATCTAGTAAAGCAAAAGCCCTCTCCCTGGAAGTATATAAAAGAGCCCCACAATACTTGTAATAGAAAACGGTCATAGAACATGGGATTGGTAATGCCACGGGGGACTTATTTCAAGCTGTAATGGAATTCGCGGGACGCATTTAGGTAATTAGTAGttcagtgagagagggagggagagtgtgagggaaggtgagagagggagggagtgagggaaggtgggagggaagtggagggaggggaaagagaggagaggaaagagaggagaggaaagaggaATAAACACAATGGAAAAGGGAGCAGAGACCAAAtgaggagaaaggagagagagacgtGAAAACAAAGATAGGAAGGTCGGTATAAAATAGAATAAAAATAAGAATGAGAAATTAAATAAGATGGTTGCGAGagccgtgagagagagagagagagagagagagagagagagagagagagagagagagagagagagagagagagagagagagagagagagagagagagagagagagagagagagagagaaggagaaggagaaaggCTGCAAAAGGGGAGAAGAGAATTGGAAGAGAAATTGAGGAAGATAATATTATAGAAGCATCTACCTACTCCAACTTCTCACTGtaacttacctgaatttacctgagccaCCTACTCTAGCGGCTTGGCCGCAAAaaaagaaagccggcggcttgtcaaaggcccACAAACTTTATTATTCCTCTCATCTGAATTCTGAACTAACGTCATAAAATTCACCAATATTAAAAGTAATATTTTAAAACCCTCAAAGGGgtgaactaaaacaaaaaaacgttttgacaaaaaaaaaagatattttTGAATTCAAATAATAACGGTCATTAACGACAAGTCAGAACGCTTTTTTCTGGAATATTCTAGAAGGACGTGAGTACTAATGACTCAACCAAGGTTATATAATTGATCGCTAAGGATGGCTTCTGTTTGAACTATTCTAATGTGTATTCTGAGATTCCTAGACAAATGTTAAGGATAGGAACATCCTTATCCTAGGAACAGGTGTAAGGAAGCCTCAAATACACTCCAAGAtcacggatatatatatatatatatatatatatatatatatatatatatatatatatatatatatatatttatatatatatatatattagtatattttggtagcagtctttcctgtagacatatattattaaatatgaccgaaaaagtaagattaataattctaacacgaattttctctatctttcgtacatttcttttcactgttggtggtaattcaaaaatcaattttccaaaattcatttttatttctagtctgacgcgacgcttgaacgcgtttcgtaataacttattacattttcaaagactttagtttacacacacacaactgtaacctgtaaacactaaacagagtcagcCAATCCGTCATACTTGAGTATAAGAATGTATATGAGAGTATAAGAATGTATATGAGAGTATAAGAATGTATATGAGAGTATAAGAATGTATATGAGagtataagaatggaagtaactgcagagggccaattggcccatacttcctctagaTGCTTCTATATTCTCCGAACCATTATAACTAACTACAGGTTAGTTATACATTATCCTATCTATTTCACCCTCTATCTCTCACCATCTGCCAATCCCCtacacccctcacacaccccctccccccctctccaatCCCCCCACCCTTTCCCCTCTTCAATCCTCCTTTCCAATCCGACACAAAAACCCGTGAGAGCAGAATGCAACATCAAACAGTTTAGGTGAACATAAGCCAAAGCTTACCGCCAGGGTCCAAAAGAGCGCTGTTGAGCTTGTTTGAAGCCCCCAAACAGCCCGACTGTCACAAAGGACGGACGGCCGAACAAAGCACATTTTGCAAACTGGCCAACAACACAGTTGGGGCATGGAATGAACAGCCTCTCGTCAAAATATACGATATATTGAGGTATatcgtatataatatatatacgatatattgaGGAGTATGATCGTGAGTGATGTTCGACTAGGTCGTATATTTTCCCCCTGGAGAGAACCATATCACCAGTTTTTTGGTATTTTAGTTATATTTAGTTTATATATTATACAACCTATGTCCATTCTATGGGTTgtaggtggaccccatacccatcctgtgagtggtagtggaccccatacccatcctgtgagtggtagtggaccccatacccatcctgtgagtggtagtggaccccatacccatcctgtgagtggtagtggaccccatacccatcctgtgagtggtagtggaccccatacccatcctgtgggtggtagtggaccccatacccatcctgtgggtggtagtggaccccatacccatcctgtgagtggtagtggaccccatacccatcctgtgagtggtagtggaccccatacccatcctgtgagtggtagtggaccccatacccatcctgtgggtggtagtggaccccatacccatcctgtgagtggtagtggaccccatacccatactgtgagtggtagtggaccccatacccatcctgtgagtggtagtgtaccccatacccatcctgtgagtggtagtgtaccccatacccatcctgtgagtggtagtgtaccccatacccatcctgtgagtggtagtggaccccatacccatcctgtgagtggtagtggaccccatacccatcctgtgagtggtagtgtaccccatacccatcctgtgagtggtagtgaaccccatacccatcctgtgagtggtagtggaccccatacccatcctgtgagtggtagtgtaccccatacccatcctgtgagtggtagtgaaccccatacccatcctgtgagtggtagtggaccccatacccatcctgtgagtggtagtggaccccatacccatcctgtgagtggtagtgtaccccatacccatcctgtgagtggtagtgtaccccatacccatcctgtgagtggtagtgtaccccatacccatcctgtgagtggtagtggaccccatacccatcctgtgagtggtagtggaccccatacccatcctgtgggcggtagtggacccccatacccatcctgtgagtggtagtggaccccatacccatcctgtgagtggtagtggaccccatactaatcctgtgagtggtagtgaaccccatacccatcctgtgagtggtagtgaacccatacccatcctgtcagcGATTGCAGTAAGGGTTACATAGACATATAATGGGCTCACGAAATGAAccccaaaagagagagagagagagagagagagagagagagagagagagagagagagagagagagagagagagagagagagagagagagagagagagagagagagagagagagtgttcccCCATGTGACAAACACACCAACATAGACCACATAGACAACATAGATATAAAACACATAAACGCGGGCAGAAAAGCACAAAGCAATAACATTACACAGAGTAATTCAATagataattttaaaaataattacATCCTG
Proteins encoded in this window:
- the LOC138355302 gene encoding uncharacterized protein, with product MGYGNRGSTTEDKREEEEGNYWNWEAEGIGDCSSVIIDDVPYSKLAIDVAPYSKLVIDDVTYSKLAIDDIPYSKLVIDDVPYSKLAIDVALYSKLVIDDVTYSKLAIDDIPYSKLAIDDIPYSKLAIDVAPYSKLAIDDIPYSKLAIDVAPYSKLVIDDVPYSKLAIDDVSYSKLVIDDVPYSKLVIDDVSYSKLATDDVSYSKLAINDKKVTQN